CACCCACCTCCTGGGGAATCTGATCATCTCCCTCCGCCACGCCGTAACCGAGCGCGGCGACATTCCCACCCTTAATCGTGGCTTTAGGAGCAGTCGGCTCCTTCTAGGGGTTTATCCTGGGAACCCCGCGGCCTAGCCCCGGTTaggtggggttgtttttcttcttctggccAAGGCGGTGGTGCGGCACCCCGGCGCGGAGCTGCCCCGCTAACcctgtctctgctcccctttCAGGATTCTGGGGGAGGGCAATGCCGGGCTCATGGGCCTGGCGACGGAATCGACCCCCGGCAAGCGGATCCGCAAACCCTCGCTCCTCTACGAGGGCTTCGAGAGTCCAACCATGGCGTCGGTGCCGGCCCTGCAATCCCCCCAGGCGAACCCGCCTCCGCCGGAGGTTTCCAACCCCAAGAAGCCGGGTCGGGTCACCAACCAGCTGCAGTATCTGCACAAAGTGGTGATGAAGGCTCTGTGGAAGCACCAGTTTGCTTGGCCCTTTCGCCAACCCGTCGATGCCGTCAAGCTGGGCCTGCCGGTAACGAGCCCCGCGGACGGGTGTGGGAGAAGTTATGGCGCCTGGGGCGTGCGcgagtgtgtctgtgtgtgtgtcccccccccttcctcgcTCCCCCAACGCCGACGCGTGCAGGCAGGGGGTGTTAGGCAGATATATTGTTAAATTCGGTGCTGCCTGACCCCGGACGTGGtgcgtgtccccccccttccccagcctgaGAGTGCCAGGGCCGGCGCCGTCCCCCTCCCGGGGGCTCCACCACAGAGATGCAGCCGCAGGTGCCTGGGCTGTGCTGTCCTCACCCTCTCCTGGGGGGGGGCCTAATCCAtaccggcccccccccccgacctcCGCACACCTCAGCCCCTTGTAGGCATCCAGGCTGGTCCTGGGGACGTCCTCAGAGCAGCTgccacccccctccccttgTCCCGATGTCCCCTACAAAGGTATGGATGAGGTGACGCAGCCGCTCTAGAGGTAACCCGGACGCTTCCCCACCTAATCTCTTGTGCCCTGAATGCGTTTTGCAGATTCCCATCCATGAATTTGTAGAAGACATCCTGTGACCCCAATATTAAACGCCAGCCCCCCCGTGCACCTGTGGCGCCCAAGGAGTTAAAGCCCGGAGGTAATTTCCACGTAGGTTTTGCTCTTAAACTTAGCGTTAGCTTCCCCGAGCCCCGTCCCACCTCTCGTGCGGGACACGCGCGCCCACCGGACACCAGGATCCAACTGTCCCCGTAGCGTAggctcccccccaccctggcagAACCGGCTGCTCCCCAGGCACGTAGGGACCCTCTCGCCCCCGTGGGCAAAAGGGGGACGGTGGCACTCTCGGGTGGGGACCAGGTCCGGAGGTGTTTCTTGAACCCCTACACACCCCCTGCCTGCGCTTGGGCGACGAGTGAGAGCTGGTGTGTGAGCGGGACGCTTGGCCCCCATCGCGCTTCGCGTCGGTCCCGGCTGTGACACGGGTGAACCGACGATTTGCCGGGTGCCGAGCGACCGCGGGACTGGGGAGGCCGGGCGCGGGGGGGACGCGGCGCAGTCACCGGTGCGCCCCTGACCACCAATCGCGTTGTTTTGTCGGCAGGACTACCACAAGATCATCAAGCAGCCCATGGACATGGGGACGATCAAGCGACGCTTGGAGAACAACTATTACTGGGGAGCTGCGGAGTGTATGCAGGACTTCAACACCATGTTCACCAACTGCTACATCTACAACAAGGTGAGAACGGCGCCGGTGCTGCCGACGAGTCCCGTGGCACCTTCCCGGCGGATTCTGACGCTGCCTCGGGttctccctgcagcccacggatGACATTGTGCTGATGGCCCAAACCCTGGAGAAGATTTTCCTGCAGAAGGTGGCCCAGATGCCACCAGAAGAGCAGGAGATCGTGGTGCCGGTGGCCAAGAACAGCCATAAGAAGGGAGCGTCCCGGGCAGCAGGTAACGGTCGCGTGGGGTGAGATGGCTGGCGGGTTAGGTGGGACCTCAGGGGTTGGATGGGGGCTCCCCGAGACTTGGCATCCCCCCGCCGTGGCATTAACGGGGAGGTTTCTCGTCTCGGCCCAGCGCTCCTGGCGGGACTCACAGCTGCTCAGCAAGTGCCGGCTGTCTCCTCCGTGTCCCACACCACGGTCTACACCCCAAGCCCCGACATCCCCACCACCATAGTCAACATTCCCCACCCATCCGTGATCTCCGCTCCGCTCCTCAAGTCGCTGCACTCCACCGCCCCGACCGTCCTGGCTGCGCCCGCTCCCACCCAGCCCGTGGCCAAGGTAGGACGAGGGTCGGCTTTGGCGTGGGGCGGACTCCGTGGGTCCggttctttctttccccccgcAGCCTCACGTGTGGGTCTcgtccttttttcttttgacagaaGAAGGGAGTGAAGCGGAAAGCggacaccaccacccccaccaccacGGCCATCATCGCCACCAGCGGGGAGTCCTCGCCCTCCGCCACGCTGCTTGAGGCCAAGGCGGCCAAGATCCCCGCGCGTCGGGAGAGCGGTCGTCCCATtaaacccccaaaaaaagatTTACCGGATTCGCAGCAGCACCAGACGTCCAAGAAGGGCAAACTATCGGAGCAGCTCAAGTACTGCAACGGGATCCTGAAGGAGCTGCTCTCCAAGAAGCACGCGGCCTACGCCTGGCCCTTCTACAAACCCGTCGACGCCTCGGCCCTGGGGCTGCACGACTACCACGAGATCATCAAGCACCCCATGGACCTCAGCACCATCAAGGTagggaaggctttttttttttttggagggggttCTGTGGCGTTCCTGTCCCGCGTAGTGGGTGTCCGGCAGCTCCTGCTCACCGTTTCTTCTCCCCGCAGCGGAAGATGGAGAACCGGGATTACCACGACGCGCAGGAATTTGCCGCTGACGTCCGGTTAATGTTCTCCAACTGCTACAAGTACAACCCGCCCGACCACGACGTGGTGGCCATGGCCCGTAAGCTGCAGGTGAGCGGcgtggtggggggggtgtttgtgtgtCCCACCGTGCCGTCCCCCCGCCTCCCG
This window of the Grus americana isolate bGruAme1 chromosome 32, bGruAme1.mat, whole genome shotgun sequence genome carries:
- the BRD2 gene encoding bromodomain-containing protein 2 isoform X3, giving the protein MLQNVNPQSKILGEGNAGLMGLATESTPGKRIRKPSLLYEGFESPTMASVPALQSPQANPPPPEVSNPKKPGRVTNQLQYLHKVVMKALWKHQFAWPFRQPVDAVKLGLPDYHKIIKQPMDMGTIKRRLENNYYWGAAECMQDFNTMFTNCYIYNKPTDDIVLMAQTLEKIFLQKVAQMPPEEQEIVVPVAKNSHKKGASRAAALLAGLTAAQQVPAVSSVSHTTVYTPSPDIPTTIVNIPHPSVISAPLLKSLHSTAPTVLAAPAPTQPVAKKKGVKRKADTTTPTTTAIIATSGESSPSATLLEAKAAKIPARRESGRPIKPPKKDLPDSQQHQTSKKGKLSEQLKYCNGILKELLSKKHAAYAWPFYKPVDASALGLHDYHEIIKHPMDLSTIKRKMENRDYHDAQEFAADVRLMFSNCYKYNPPDHDVVAMARKLQDVFEFSYAKMPDEPQDASPPSVSAPLAGTLSKSSSEESSSDEDEDDEDDEDDDEDESSSESSSESEESSDSEEERANRLAELQEQLRAVHEQLAALSQGPVSKPKKKREKKKKKKSEKHKGRGGDEEARARQAQLRKAKKAGGGGGGTGGGGGSSKNSKKATKAVLPPPPALYDSEEEEESKPMTYDEKRQLSLDINKLPGEKLGRVVHIIQSREPSLRDSNPEEIEIDFETLKPSTLRELERYVLSCLRKKPRKPYSETMKKPVGKTKEELALEKKRELEKRLQDVSGQLNSTKKPPKKASEKPESAQQVAVSRLSASSSSSDSSSSSSSSSSSDTSDSDSG
- the BRD2 gene encoding bromodomain-containing protein 2 isoform X4, with amino-acid sequence MLQNVNPQSKILGEGNAGLMGLATESTPGKRIRKPSLLYEGFESPTMASVPALQSPQANPPPPEVSNPKKPGRVTNQLQYLHKVVMKALWKHQFAWPFRQPVDAVKLGLPDYHKIIKQPMDMGTIKRRLENNYYWGAAECMQDFNTMFTNCYIYNKPTDDIVLMAQTLEKIFLQKVAQMPPEEQEIVVPVAKNSHKKGASRAAALLAGLTAAQQVPAVSSVSHTTVYTPSPDIPTTIVNIPHPSVISAPLLKSLHSTAPTVLAAPAPTQPVAKKKGVKRKADTTTPTTTAIIATSGESSPSATLLEAKAAKIPARRESGRPIKPPKKDLPDSQQHQTSKKGKLSEQLKYCNGILKELLSKKHAAYAWPFYKPVDASALGLHDYHEIIKHPMDLSTIKRKMENRDYHDAQEFAADVRLMFSNCYKYNPPDHDVVAMARKLQDVFEFSYAKMPDEPQDASPPSVSAPLAGTLSKSSSEESSSDEDEDDEDDEDDDEDESSSESSSESEESSDSEEERANRLAELQEQGPVSKPKKKREKKKKKKSEKHKGRGGDEEARARQAQLRKAKKAGGGGGGTGGGGGSSKNSKKATKAVLPPPPALYDSEEEEESKPMTYDEKRQLSLDINKLPGEKLGRVVHIIQSREPSLRDSNPEEIEIDFETLKPSTLRELERYVLSCLRKKPRKPYSETMKKPVGKTKEELALEKKRELEKRLQDVSGQLNSTKKPPKKASEKPESAQQVAVSRLSASSSSSDSSSSSSSSSSSDTSDSDSG
- the BRD2 gene encoding bromodomain-containing protein 2 isoform X1, whose amino-acid sequence is MLQNVNPQSKILGEGNAGLMGLATESTPGKRIRKPSLLYEGFESPTMASVPALQSPQANPPPPEVSNPKKPGRVTNQLQYLHKVVMKALWKHQFAWPFRQPVDAVKLGLPDYHKIIKQPMDMGTIKRRLENNYYWGAAECMQDFNTMFTNCYIYNKPTDDIVLMAQTLEKIFLQKVAQMPPEEQEIVVPVAKNSHKKGASRAAALLAGLTAAQQVPAVSSVSHTTVYTPSPDIPTTIVNIPHPSVISAPLLKSLHSTAPTVLAAPAPTQPVAKKKGVKRKADTTTPTTTAIIATSGESSPSATLLEAKAAKIPARRESGRPIKPPKKDLPDSQQHQTSKKGKLSEQLKYCNGILKELLSKKHAAYAWPFYKPVDASALGLHDYHEIIKHPMDLSTIKRKMENRDYHDAQEFAADVRLMFSNCYKYNPPDHDVVAMARKLQDVFEFSYAKMPDEPQDASPPSVSAPLAGTLSKSSSEESSSDEDEDDEDDEDDDEDESSSESSSESEESSDSEEERANRLAELQEQLRAVHEQLAALSQGPVSKPKKKREKKKKKKSEKHKGRGGDEEARARQAQLRKAKKAGGGGGGTGGGGGSSKNSKKATKAVLPPPPALYDSEEEEESKPMTYDEKRQLSLDINKLPGEKLGRVVHIIQSREPSLRDSNPEEIEIDFETLKPSTLRELERYVLSCLRKKPRKPYSESKRFLGSRLEGFGGAPSPNLNLPPLLLPAAMKKPVGKTKEELALEKKRELEKRLQDVSGQLNSTKKPPKKASEKPESAQQVAVSRLSASSSSSDSSSSSSSSSSSDTSDSDSG
- the BRD2 gene encoding bromodomain-containing protein 2 isoform X2, which produces MGLATESTPGKRIRKPSLLYEGFESPTMASVPALQSPQANPPPPEVSNPKKPGRVTNQLQYLHKVVMKALWKHQFAWPFRQPVDAVKLGLPDYHKIIKQPMDMGTIKRRLENNYYWGAAECMQDFNTMFTNCYIYNKPTDDIVLMAQTLEKIFLQKVAQMPPEEQEIVVPVAKNSHKKGASRAAALLAGLTAAQQVPAVSSVSHTTVYTPSPDIPTTIVNIPHPSVISAPLLKSLHSTAPTVLAAPAPTQPVAKKKGVKRKADTTTPTTTAIIATSGESSPSATLLEAKAAKIPARRESGRPIKPPKKDLPDSQQHQTSKKGKLSEQLKYCNGILKELLSKKHAAYAWPFYKPVDASALGLHDYHEIIKHPMDLSTIKRKMENRDYHDAQEFAADVRLMFSNCYKYNPPDHDVVAMARKLQDVFEFSYAKMPDEPQDASPPSVSAPLAGTLSKSSSEESSSDEDEDDEDDEDDDEDESSSESSSESEESSDSEEERANRLAELQEQLRAVHEQLAALSQGPVSKPKKKREKKKKKKSEKHKGRGGDEEARARQAQLRKAKKAGGGGGGTGGGGGSSKNSKKATKAVLPPPPALYDSEEEEESKPMTYDEKRQLSLDINKLPGEKLGRVVHIIQSREPSLRDSNPEEIEIDFETLKPSTLRELERYVLSCLRKKPRKPYSESKRFLGSRLEGFGGAPSPNLNLPPLLLPAAMKKPVGKTKEELALEKKRELEKRLQDVSGQLNSTKKPPKKASEKPESAQQVAVSRLSASSSSSDSSSSSSSSSSSDTSDSDSG